Proteins encoded by one window of Arachis hypogaea cultivar Tifrunner chromosome 1, arahy.Tifrunner.gnm2.J5K5, whole genome shotgun sequence:
- the LOC112695335 gene encoding phosphoenolpyruvate/phosphate translocator 1, chloroplastic has product MQSSAFTLSLTPFRKPFLHHLSVSSSSFISSFSSKANIINVDSSFSCSFIRQPATPSWPLSSSSSFKLPSDRFVPKAAAESASENRSSGGDVLLRALKLGALFGLWIIFNIYFNIYNKQVLKVYHFPITVTAVQFAVGAALVSFMWCSNLYKRPNLSGAQLAAILPLAVVHTLGNLFTNMSLGKVAVSFTHTIKAMEPFFSVILSAMFLREMPTALVIGSLVPIAGGVALASATEASFNWTGFWSAMASNLSNQSRNVLSKKLMVKEEESMDNITLFSIITVMSFLLTAPLTLIMEGFIFTPAYLHSAGLNVKQVYIRSFLAAFCFHAYQQVAYMILQWVSPVTHSVANCAKRVVVIVSSILFFRTPVSLVNAIGTVIALAGVFFYSRVTGTKPKTT; this is encoded by the exons ATGCAGAGCTCGGCTTTCACTCTCTCCCTCACCCCTTTCCGCAAACCCTTCCTCCACCATCTTTccgtctcttcttcttctttcatttcCTCTTTCAGTTCCAAAGCCAACATCATCAATGTGGATTCTTCATTTTCATGTTCATTCATACGCCAACCAGCAACACCATCATGGCCTCTTTCTTCTTCATCCTCTTTCAAACTACCCTCCGATCGCTTCGTCCCCAAGGCTGCCGCGGAGAGTGCCAGCGAAAACCGCAGCAGCGGCGGCGACGTTTTGCTCAGAGCTTTGAAGCTAGGAGCCTTGTTTGGTCTTTGGATCATCTTTAACATATACTTCAACATCTACAACAAACAG GTATTGAAGGTGTACCATTTTCCTATAACTGTCACCGCGGTTCAATTTGCTGTTGGGGCTGCCCTTGTGTCCTTTATGTGGTGTTCCAATCTTTACAAGAGGCCAAACCTCAGTGGTGCTCAG CTTGCAGCCATATTGCCACTGGCTGTGGTACATACTTTGGGGAATCTTTTCACTAATATGAGTCTTGGCAAGGTTGCTGTGTCTTTCACACATACAATAAAGGCAATGGAGCCTTTCTTTTCTGTGATCCTTTCTGCTATGTTCCTTCGAGAG ATGCCTACTGCATTGGTGATTGGCTCCCTTGTGCCTATTGCTGGTGGGGTGGCACTGGCTTCTGCTACCGAGGCCTCTTTCAATTG GACTGGATTTTGGAGTGCAATGGCTTCTaatttgtcaaatcaatctcGTAATGTTCTTAGCAAAAAGCTCATGGTTAAGGAGGAG GAATCAATGGACAACATTACCCTCTTCTCAATAATTACAGTTATGTCCTTCCTATTGACGGCACCTTTGACTCTCATTATGGAGGGTTTCATATTTACCCCTGCTTATCTGCATTCTGCT GGATTAAATGTTAAACAAGTGTACATCAGATCTTTTCTTGCTGCATTCTGTTTCCATGCATATCAACAA GTTGCTTACATGATATTACAGTGGGTGTCACCTGTTACCCACTCCGTGGCAAATTGTGCTAAGAGAGTTGTGGTTATTGTGAGCTCTATCTTGTTCTTCCGTACACCTGTCTCACTtgtcaatgcaattg GAACTGTTATAGCTCTTGCTGGTGTTTTCTTCTACTCCAGGGTGACCGGAACTAAACCAAAGACTACTTAG